The following DNA comes from Winogradskyella sp. PG-2.
TTTTTGATATTATATTCGTGTTTTTTCTATTTACTTAAGTTAAATTACTAATTCATATTTTTGCAATAATCCTAAAGTAGTGTAATCTAATGCTTTTTTGTGTGTGGCCTCAAGATCTACAAAGGGTGCTTTTCCAGCATGCTCAGCTTCTAGCCATCTGGAGATGCACAAACACCACTTAGAGCCCACTTTTAAACCAGGAAATTGCCAGTGTGGTATTGGTGTGGAAAGATTGTTTCCACGAGATTTCGTATAGTCCAGAAAATCTTTGGTCACAATGGCACATACTACGTGTGTACCAGAATCCTCTTGAATTGTTCTGCAAAACCCATCTCTAAAATATCCTGTGGCTGGATTGACACAACAGGGTTTCAAAAGTGTTCCAAGAACATTAAATTCATTTTCTTTATTAATATTATAATACATAATCTGGTCTTCCCATTAACCTAATCTCAATTCCTTTTTTCTTGTAAGTTAATCGTTTCATCACATCCATTAAGGCTGTATCATTTGTCTTTTTATATATCTCATTGATTGCTAATACAAGTCGTTTAGCTTCTCTCGATGCTACAACTCTGTCGCTTGTTGACATATGGCCCATTTTTGCATTTTCAAAAATCATTGCTTCTTGTAATATATCCATTGTTTTAATTTTTGTTTCAACTTTTATAAATATAGTTAAACAAAAACATATTTGGTGAGTATAATTTAACATTTAGTAAATTTTTAACAGACATAATTTGATTGATAATTATGTATTAGTTGTCTGTCATAAAGATGATTAGAGGTTAATACTCAGATAATGTATTGGTAAACTGACCTCCTGATATTTTGGCAAAACCATAGGTGAGTAGAGTGTAAAATTTTAGAATAAACGATTGCAATTATCCTATTGATGCATATAATTGGATATAATACTTTACTAAAAGCTTGCTTCAATTCATATTTAGCTAATAATTATAAACTGTACATTTTCTAAACGCTAAACAATCTAAAGTATAGCGTAAAGAGCTGTAATTGTTTCCAAAATTATATTCAGTCTTGTTTTATTTGTTTCTTCTTACAACAAGAAAAAAAGATATTATTTATAATTGGTCAGTTATAAAGTTTAAACTCTATTTTACATACTATTTTGGAAATTGATTGAGTATCAATTTTATAAAAACAAAGTTTTTATAATTCCAAAAAAACACACTAAGGATTTTAAAATAAGATATTTTATAAAAGTTTTAGTAATTAATTATTTTAAAAAGAGGTACTTTTAAATGCGCCAATTTTCATTTAAATAAATTTAAATCTATTTTAAAAGTACTTTGATGATAATCGGTTATTATCATGCCAACTAATTTAAATGCAACAACTAACTAACCATCTGATTTTATATTATGAAAAAACTCTCAATTCTATGTTTGGGGCTACTATTTAGTTTCAGTTCAGTATGTGATGCCCAAAAAAAATCAATCAAAGAAAATGAAGAAAAGACACCCTTAGAGAACTTGAATATATCGGGTCTTAAATGGCGTAATGTAGGTCCTGCATTGACTTCAGGTCGTATATCAGACTTTGCCTTTAACCCTAATAATCCTTTCGAATATTATGTGGCAGCATCATCTGGTGGTGTTTGGAAAACTGTTAATTCAGGAGTCACCTATGAACCCATTTTTGATTCACAAGGGTCTTATTCTATTGGTTGTGTTACCATAGATCCAAGTAATCATAATGTGATTTGGGTTGGAACTGGCGAAAATAATAATCAACGTTCTGTAGCTTATGGCGATGGTATTTACAAATCTGAAGATGGTGGTAATTCTTGGAAGCATATGGGACTAAAAACCTCTGAGCATATCGGGAAAATTATAGTGCATCCTAATAACTCAGATGTGGTTTATGTAGCTGCTATAGGACCATTATGGAACAAAGGTGGTGATCGAGGATTGTATAAAACTGAAGATGGTGGTAAAACTTGGAGTTCAATTATAGACGTAGATGAGCACACAGGCGTGAATGATATCGTTATGGATCCAAGAAATCCAGAGGTGCTATATGCTTCTTCATTACAAAGACGACGCCATGTCTATACATATGTAGGTGGAGGGCCAGGTTCTGCGATGCACAAAAGTGTAGATGGTGGTAAAACTTGGACAAAAATTAATAAGGGTTTACCAAGCGAAGAATTAGGTCGTATAGGTTTGGCCATCTCGCCTGCAAATCCAGAGATTATATATGCCATCGTTGAGGCTGCTAACGGAAA
Coding sequences within:
- a CDS encoding DUF2237 family protein, translated to MYYNINKENEFNVLGTLLKPCCVNPATGYFRDGFCRTIQEDSGTHVVCAIVTKDFLDYTKSRGNNLSTPIPHWQFPGLKVGSKWCLCISRWLEAEHAGKAPFVDLEATHKKALDYTTLGLLQKYELVI